One Methanolobus sp. WCC4 DNA segment encodes these proteins:
- a CDS encoding DUF362 domain-containing protein — translation MSEVYFKPAEDIGPEQTQVDQIKDLFPKISPVKEGDLVAVKIHPGEYGNTTYVRPVIVRTVVDLVKEAGGIPFVTDTTVLYNGRRFNAPDLISTAAVNGFTHAGMGAPVICADGLQGDDSVPVEIDGDILSEITVAAAIAKADSMIMISHCKGHPASGFGGAVKNLGMGCLDKEGKTAVHEVSQPDIDIEKCVGCKKCMKACPWDAISVENEKAHVNYDICKGELSCLGSCNYQAIVPPADGPVRLQERLGEAAMGPVKALSGRIGYINWIFDLTPGCDCFNFSAPTFAGDIGITASKDPVAIDMASLDLINERMGHEKKGCVNDVWGIDPVIHLEHAQSIGAGSMEYELVR, via the coding sequence ATGAGTGAAGTTTATTTCAAACCTGCTGAAGATATTGGACCTGAACAGACACAGGTAGACCAGATAAAAGACCTTTTCCCGAAGATATCACCTGTAAAAGAAGGTGATCTCGTCGCTGTGAAGATACACCCCGGTGAATATGGCAATACCACCTACGTACGCCCTGTGATAGTGAGAACCGTTGTAGACCTTGTGAAGGAGGCCGGAGGAATTCCCTTTGTGACTGACACGACCGTTCTGTACAATGGAAGACGTTTCAACGCTCCTGATCTTATCAGCACCGCTGCCGTGAATGGTTTCACACATGCAGGTATGGGGGCTCCTGTTATATGTGCTGACGGACTTCAGGGTGATGACTCGGTTCCGGTGGAGATCGACGGGGATATACTCAGCGAGATCACCGTTGCAGCAGCTATCGCAAAAGCCGATTCCATGATAATGATATCACATTGCAAAGGTCACCCTGCTTCAGGATTTGGAGGAGCGGTGAAGAATCTTGGTATGGGTTGTCTGGACAAAGAAGGGAAAACTGCTGTTCATGAGGTCTCACAACCGGACATAGATATCGAAAAATGTGTGGGATGCAAAAAATGTATGAAAGCATGCCCATGGGATGCTATTAGTGTTGAAAATGAGAAAGCACATGTGAACTATGATATTTGCAAAGGGGAATTATCATGCCTTGGAAGCTGTAACTATCAGGCTATAGTTCCTCCGGCAGATGGTCCTGTTAGACTACAGGAGCGTCTAGGTGAGGCTGCAATGGGTCCTGTAAAGGCTCTTTCCGGCAGGATAGGGTATATCAACTGGATATTCGACCTCACGCCGGGATGTGACTGTTTCAACTTCTCGGCACCGACCTTTGCAGGTGATATAGGTATAACCGCTTCAAAGGATCCTGTTGCAATTGACATGGCAAGCCTTGATCTGATAAATGAGAGGATGGGTCATGAGAAGAAAGGTTGCGTTAATGATGTATGGGGTATCGATCCTGTCATTCATCTTGAACATGCGCAGAGTATCGGTGCCGGAAGTATGGAATATGAACTGGTCCGTTGA